The genomic window TGGATTAGTCATGGCAACTAAGACCTTTTTATACATCTCTCTAGCCGTCCTTCGTTGCTTATCTCCCATCTCCACATAATAATCAAGTCCGGGCGCAGCATTAATTTCGATAACAAAATACTGGCCAATTGGGTTTTCAATTGGTGCGGCCGTAATGATGTCAACGCCGCTATAACGTAAGCCCATATCACGAGATAGCCTTATGGCAGTTTCTTTATAGCTAGGATGCATAACATCGGTAACGTCAATGGCGTCTCCACCCGCAGATAAATTTGCGTTGTCTAGTAGAGGTAAAACTTTGTCAGGGGCGGGTATTACATCAAAGTTTAAGCCTGAACGCATTAGCTTCCTTTTGATTTTAGGATCGTTAGTTTTAATTACCGTTATCACGGTCCATTTGGCGAAATCTTTCTTGCTTGATTTGGAGTAATTGAATTATTGAATGGACTCCGTCTCCTTCGACAGATAATGGCAACCGACGATATGAAGCAATAACTTCCTGATCTAGGACTACAATTCTGTAGTCATCGCCCTCAACGAAGCGTTGCAAAATGGCTACACGGTCCTTAATTTCATTAAATATATACTCTAGTCCAACAACAAGTTCCTCCTTCAGGTATGAGATAGTCCATGAGTTTCATAAAATAGGCAGCATATCCCTTATCTTTTTGCGTTATCACCAGAGCTTTGTCCATTTAAGTCAAAGCTTGTATTGCGAAAGTAAAATATTCTGCCGTCTTTGGTTTTTATCTGACCAACGTAACCATATTCAGGTTCAATATGCACTTCTAGTCCCAACTCGGGAGCTATTTCAGCTATCATACTATACTTGCTAGAAACTTTATTTTGTCCTCTCACGGTTCTACTTCTTTTAACATAAGCAGACGTGTATTATACTAGAAACAAAGGTCGGTGTCAAAAAGCTGTAGTCTTAAAATTGACAGCCTAAGTGGTTTTGTTATAATAATGGCTATATGAATCCACGAGTTAACTCCTTGAATATTATTCTTCTCTATGAACCAAAAAAAACTTAATTTAAAAATAAACAGATTTGATCTTTTTTTCGCCCTTTACATCTTTTGCATCATTGTCTCAGAGTTGATGGGGATAAAGACTTTTATTGAAACACCCTTTGTTTATTTAAGTGAAAATTATTATGATTATGGTTGCTACCCTGAATGGAAAAATAACAAAGGGCAATGACCCAGATATTTATAAATGGACATCTAAGGAGGACAAGAAATATTTTTCTTCTCTTCTTAAGAAAAACAATTTGATGTGATGGGGAGCGAAACTTACGAAGCAGCGCGAAAAAACATAAAGCTAGATGGTAGCCAATTAAGAATCATCTTAACAAGGAACCCTGGAAGATACAGTGCAAATGCTGTTCCGGGAAAACTTGAG from Candidatus Gracilibacteria bacterium includes these protein-coding regions:
- a CDS encoding cyanophycin synthetase — translated: MRSGLNFDVIPAPDKVLPLLDNANLSAGGDAIDVTDVMHPSYKETAIRLSRDMGLRYSGVDIITAAPIENPIGQYFVIEINAAPGLDYYVEMGDKQRRTAREMYKKVLVAMTNP